Part of the Mycolicibacterium mengxianglii genome is shown below.
TCCGCCTATCCCGGCGAGGCGCTCGGTCTGCCTGAATCCGGGCCACGATCCATCGCCCGGAGCGGCCGGCGTTTCGGTGCACTGCTGGTGGATTGGCTGATCGCCTACGGGGTCGCGGGCCTGTTCATGAGCCTCGGGCTGTTCTCGATGGCGTGGTTGTCCACGGCGGTGCTGGTGATCTGGCTGGTCCTGGGCGCGGTGTCGGTGCGGTTGTTCAGCTTCACTCCCGGCCAGTTCGCGCTGGGGCTGATGGTGGTGTCAGTCGACAACCGCATGCACGTCGGGTTCGGTCGGGCACTGTTACGCGGTCTGCTGCTGGCGTTGGTGATCCCCGCCCTGTTCATGGACAGCGACGGCCGGGGAATGCAGGACAAGTTCACGTTCACGGCCGTCGTTCGACGCTGAAGTCGTTCGACGCTGAAGTCGTTCGACGCTGAAGTCGTTCGACCCTAGACCTCCTGACGGATCTGACCGTTCATCATCGTCATGGTGATGTTCGTCGCATGGATGTCGTGTGGATCGACTTCGAAGATGTTGCGGTCGAGCACGATCAGGTCGGCGAGCTTGCCCACCTCGACTGATCCCACCCGGTCGTCCAGCCGGATCTGGTAGGCGGCGCCCAAGGTGTTGGCATGCACCGCCTGGGCGACAGTGAGTTTCTGGTCGGCGGGCGCCAGTACCGGAGCACCCGGGTCACCGACGAGTTGGCGGGTCACCCCGATCTGGATGGAGTCCAGCGGCTTGTAGGTGGAGAAGTAGCCCGCCGCCGGCCAATCGGTGCCCAGCGAGATACGTCCGCCCGACTGCAGCACGTCCTGGGTCCGGTAGAGCAGGTCCTGGCGCGGATGCCCGTACCGCGCGGCCAGATTCGTCACCGTGTCCGGATCGGCGGACATCCAGTTCGCGGAGAACTGGGCGATCACGCCGAGTTCGCCGAAGCGTGCGCTGTCGGGGTCCTCGACGTAGACCAGGTGAGCGACGGCGTGGCGGCGATCCCGCGGCGGGTTCGCCGCGATGGCCGCCTTGATGGTCCCTCTTCGCCCGCTGCCGTGACGACCGGCGCGCGAAGTATGGCGTGGGACACATTATGAATGCAAGGCGGCGCGCGAGGGTCGTGCGCCCGATTTACGCCAGCGTCAGCGGCGCTGGACCTTGCGCTGCACGCCGCGCAGCTTTGCCGCATTCGGCAGGGGCCCCTTGGGCATCGCTGCGGGTCCGACCTTGGTGCTCAGCGCGGCCAGCCGGGACTCCAGCGAGTCCATCTGCTTGACGTTGATGTTGGCGGGCAGCTTGTTGAGGTGCCGTTCCAGCTTCGACAGCGGCACCTCACCCTCGCCGTTGCCGACGATGATGTTGTAGATGGGTGTGTCGCCGATCAACCGGGCGGTGCGCTTCTTCTCCTGCGCCAGCAGCGGCTTGAGCCGGGAGGCCGTACCTTCGGCCACCAGGATCACCCCGGGCCGTCCGATCACCCGGTGCACGGCGTCGAAATGGCCCGTCGCGGCCACACCGGGGGTCACCCGCCACTGGCCGCGCAGGTTGTCCAGCGCCCACGCCGCCGCGCCGGTCTGCCCTTCGGCCTTGCGGTACACCGACTTCTGCGCGCGCCGGCCGAAGATGATGAACGCGACCAGCGCACCGAGCACGATGCCCAGCGGGATGAGCATGTACTTGGTGAAACCACCGATAGCGATACCCGCCGCCACCGACACCGCCACGACCAGCACGAAAGCACCGATCATGTAGGGGAGCAGGCGGCTGTCTTCCTTGCGCTGCATCTGGAACGCCTGCCACAGCTGGCTGCGGCGCTGCTTGGACGCGGCCTTCCGGGCTGCCTTGGCCTCGTTCTTGGCGGCCTTGGTTTGGGCAGGGTTACGCGATTTCGCCATAAGTTTCAGGATACGGCGACGCTGGCGGTGCTGACGCCGCCGGAGTCCTTTTCGGTCTCGGCCCGCTTCTGCGCTGCCTGGGCGTACAACCGGCCGGCCCGGTAGGACGAGCGGACCAGCGGACCGGCGAGCACTCCGGCGAAGCCGAGTCCCTCTGCATACGCGGCGTGCTCGACGAACTCCTCGGGCT
Proteins encoded:
- a CDS encoding RDD family protein codes for the protein MASALSSWLSGPEPADSGERSAYPGEALGLPESGPRSIARSGRRFGALLVDWLIAYGVAGLFMSLGLFSMAWLSTAVLVIWLVLGAVSVRLFSFTPGQFALGLMVVSVDNRMHVGFGRALLRGLLLALVIPALFMDSDGRGMQDKFTFTAVVRR
- a CDS encoding DUF4191 domain-containing protein, encoding MAKSRNPAQTKAAKNEAKAARKAASKQRRSQLWQAFQMQRKEDSRLLPYMIGAFVLVVAVSVAAGIAIGGFTKYMLIPLGIVLGALVAFIIFGRRAQKSVYRKAEGQTGAAAWALDNLRGQWRVTPGVAATGHFDAVHRVIGRPGVILVAEGTASRLKPLLAQEKKRTARLIGDTPIYNIIVGNGEGEVPLSKLERHLNKLPANINVKQMDSLESRLAALSTKVGPAAMPKGPLPNAAKLRGVQRKVQRR